The following are from one region of the Halarcobacter sp. genome:
- a CDS encoding N-acetyltransferase: MEINFFKPDVTHIKEMQELVQEEVDKGIILLRTEDEMANTIRSYTVVEVDGKIAGFTALHIHSIRLSEVRSLVVSEKYRGLKLGKKLVEACIREGRKLGLQQILSLTYKKGFFESLGFYEIEKDKIPEHKIWADCIRCKHFPICEEIAMVYDL, encoded by the coding sequence TTGGAAATTAATTTTTTTAAACCAGATGTAACGCATATTAAAGAGATGCAAGAGTTAGTACAAGAAGAGGTTGATAAAGGTATTATTCTTCTTAGAACAGAAGATGAAATGGCTAATACAATCAGATCTTATACAGTAGTTGAAGTTGATGGGAAAATAGCTGGATTTACAGCTTTACATATACATTCTATTAGATTATCTGAAGTTAGAAGTTTAGTTGTTTCTGAAAAATATAGAGGTTTGAAACTTGGTAAAAAACTTGTTGAAGCCTGTATTCGTGAGGGAAGAAAACTAGGTTTACAACAAATCTTATCACTTACTTATAAAAAAGGTTTTTTTGAAAGTTTAGGTTTTTATGAAATTGAAAAAGATAAGATACCAGAACATAAAATTTGGGCTGATTGTATAAGGTGTAAACATTTTCCTATCTGTGAAGAGATAGCAATGGTTTATGACTTATAA
- the yihA gene encoding ribosome biogenesis GTP-binding protein YihA/YsxC gives MKIVDAKFLTSAQSIVDSPSPDRAEVAFLGRSNVGKSSLLNTLTNRKGLAKSSSTPGKTQLINYFEIKFKTQNEELPYIYARFVDLPGFGYARVSKSLKKEWNKNLTGYLEQRPCLQIFVHLIDARHPELDIDKNVDEFLGSIKRGDQIIIHAFTKIDKLKQNDLQKLKRAYPQGIFVSNLKKRGLDQLQNAITGYLFGN, from the coding sequence ATGAAAATTGTAGATGCAAAATTTTTAACTTCAGCTCAAAGTATAGTTGATTCACCAAGTCCAGATAGAGCAGAAGTGGCTTTTTTAGGTAGAAGTAATGTTGGGAAATCATCATTATTAAACACTTTAACAAATAGAAAAGGTTTAGCAAAATCTTCTTCAACTCCTGGTAAAACTCAATTGATAAATTATTTTGAAATTAAATTTAAAACCCAAAATGAAGAGTTACCTTATATTTATGCAAGATTTGTTGATTTACCTGGATTTGGATATGCCAGAGTATCAAAAAGTCTTAAAAAAGAGTGGAATAAAAATCTAACTGGATATTTAGAACAAAGACCGTGTTTACAAATTTTTGTTCATCTAATAGATGCAAGGCATCCCGAACTTGACATTGATAAAAACGTGGATGAATTTTTAGGATCAATTAAAAGAGGGGATCAAATTATAATTCATGCTTTTACAAAAATTGATAAATTAAAACAAAATGATTTACAAAAACTTAAAAGAGCGTACCCACAAGGTATATTTGTGTCTAACCTTAAAAAAAGAGGTTTAGATCAACTACAAAATGCAATAACAGGATATCTTTTTGGAAATTAA
- a CDS encoding nucleoside recognition domain-containing protein, with protein sequence MDYKQSLNSSLRSAWIIIKLVIPIYIFAEVLYYYNILSYISFLVEPLTTFLDLPKEAALSILSGVFLNLYAAIAFAAPLDLTAKEWTILGVFLGICHSLIVETAVMKKIGLPNGYSILLRVIGGVIVAFLVTFLPNELFNSDVSNAIVEKKEYVNLLDVLVKSLIGSIKLTIEIIILISLIILFMDYVKSRAFIKKFEKNLSRNFSIFVGVILGITYGAGILIKEAKSSSLTKRDIFFIGTFLMICHAIIEDTLLFVIFNANLYIIVVFRVIAAIIFSIFLLKLYDRRVI encoded by the coding sequence ATGGATTATAAACAGAGTTTAAACTCTTCTCTTAGAAGTGCTTGGATTATTATAAAATTAGTTATCCCAATTTATATATTTGCAGAAGTTTTATATTATTACAATATTTTGTCATATATTTCATTTTTAGTAGAACCATTAACAACTTTTTTAGATTTACCTAAAGAAGCAGCACTAAGTATCTTAAGTGGAGTTTTTTTAAATCTATATGCAGCAATTGCTTTTGCAGCTCCTTTGGATTTAACTGCAAAAGAGTGGACAATTTTAGGTGTATTTTTAGGAATCTGTCATTCCTTGATTGTTGAAACTGCTGTTATGAAAAAAATAGGTTTACCAAATGGCTATTCTATTTTATTAAGAGTTATTGGTGGAGTTATTGTGGCATTTTTAGTTACATTTTTACCAAATGAACTATTTAATAGTGATGTTTCAAATGCAATAGTTGAGAAAAAAGAGTATGTAAATCTATTAGATGTATTAGTAAAATCTTTGATAGGTTCAATTAAATTAACTATAGAAATTATAATTTTAATCTCTTTAATTATCCTTTTTATGGATTATGTTAAAAGTAGGGCATTTATTAAAAAATTTGAAAAAAACTTATCTAGAAATTTTTCAATTTTTGTTGGTGTTATTTTAGGTATAACTTATGGGGCAGGAATTTTAATTAAAGAAGCTAAAAGTAGTAGTTTAACTAAAAGAGATATCTTTTTTATAGGAACTTTTTTAATGATTTGTCATGCTATTATTGAAGATACTTTGCTTTTTGTGATTTTCAATGCAAATCTATATATAATAGTTGTATTTAGAGTTATTGCAGCGATTATTTTTAGTATATTTTTATTAAAACTATATGATAGAAGAGTTATTTAA
- the fliW gene encoding flagellar assembly protein FliW, whose amino-acid sequence MVFEVVVPIDGCEEETEFELMKLDDFFSVITGVETGVTLRLMSFGALKSLAFEFPDDFKEKLDIQNLEELSIFYIFVLQSQVSESSMNIFSPIIINNRSLKMGQIHLNLEELGLESLNNILPKF is encoded by the coding sequence ATGGTTTTTGAAGTAGTAGTACCCATTGATGGATGTGAAGAAGAAACAGAATTTGAATTAATGAAGCTAGATGATTTCTTTTCTGTAATCACTGGAGTGGAGACAGGAGTGACTCTAAGATTGATGAGTTTTGGGGCATTAAAATCATTAGCCTTTGAATTTCCAGATGATTTTAAAGAAAAACTTGATATTCAAAATTTAGAAGAGTTATCTATTTTTTATATATTTGTATTACAATCTCAAGTTTCAGAATCTTCAATGAATATTTTTTCTCCAATAATTATAAATAATAGATCTCTAAAAATGGGACAAATCCATCTTAATTTAGAAGAATTAGGGCTAGAAAGTCTAAATAATATATTACCAAAATTTTAA
- a CDS encoding efflux RND transporter periplasmic adaptor subunit — MKKSILFLVLLFLSITNLWALELSGTVISDNEKIITSRYMGFIKKVYVNEGDFVKKGDLLYEIDSSNIDSNKQEALLNLQIQQNNLDNVETNYQRYKRLYEKDLIPKYDLEQLELKLKNIKNMISIAQAKLKEVNYQYRYLKIRAPNAGLIIKKSIKSGEMAMPSAPAMILSDLDSLKIKTDINESNLGKIKIGQEVDIFIESINLQSKGKIASIIPNVQNMTHSFTIKISFDKKDKHIYPGMYSKINLILDNNE; from the coding sequence ATGAAAAAATCAATTTTATTTTTAGTATTACTTTTTTTAAGTATAACAAATCTATGGGCACTAGAACTTAGTGGTACAGTTATTTCTGATAATGAAAAAATCATTACTAGTAGATACATGGGATTTATCAAAAAAGTATATGTAAATGAAGGTGACTTTGTAAAAAAAGGTGATTTACTTTATGAAATAGACTCTTCAAATATTGATAGTAACAAACAAGAGGCCCTATTAAATCTTCAAATACAACAAAACAATTTAGATAATGTAGAAACTAACTATCAAAGATATAAAAGATTATATGAAAAAGACTTAATTCCTAAATATGATTTAGAACAATTAGAGTTAAAACTAAAAAATATAAAAAATATGATCTCTATTGCACAAGCTAAATTAAAAGAGGTAAACTATCAATATAGATACTTAAAAATAAGAGCTCCAAATGCTGGTCTTATAATCAAAAAAAGCATTAAAAGTGGTGAAATGGCAATGCCAAGCGCACCTGCGATGATTTTATCAGATTTAGATAGTTTAAAAATCAAAACAGATATAAATGAAAGCAATTTAGGGAAAATAAAAATTGGTCAAGAGGTTGATATATTTATAGAATCAATAAACTTACAATCAAAGGGTAAAATAGCATCAATAATTCCAAACGTTCAAAATATGACCCACTCTTTTACTATTAAAATCTCTTTTGATAAAAAAGATAAACATATCTATCCAGGGATGTATAGTAAAATCAACTTGATATTGGATAATAATGAATAA
- a CDS encoding TolC family protein, producing the protein MYKVILYLLLVNTYLFSQSVNYKKVIDLTLENNLELKNQELNIKKSNLDIESVKSYSYGKLELKHEMSRTNHSGYVFNNKLSSREATFNDFGASEFTGVSALNVEPKNLNYPEVRNNFNTKVTFELPIFTGFKLKNQEDMMKIAKKAQQLKLNLDKKSLEFEVLKAYNAAVVAKEFIKATKKAKESVKLFVTSANEFYKEGLVTKIDTKQARVHELNVQSKLTEAQNKFNIALAYLKFLTSQDNITDVENLEIIKAKDYNFKSLYKEAVDKRDDLKMLKQQEISMQKNVEVSNSSYYPNVYSYLEYGFNDDKISFDSEKDYYMGMLGIKFTLFDNNRSVQKQKSQIMLNKTAINLNQLKDAIKLEVEKTLLNLKAKRKAFKEKQEAKELASEVLEQSKLMYKNQLIPMTELLKQEAIYRENEASLIMANYELSLALARVNIVSGQSLRK; encoded by the coding sequence ATGTATAAAGTTATCTTATATTTATTATTAGTAAACACTTACCTGTTTTCACAAAGTGTAAACTACAAAAAAGTTATTGATTTAACCCTTGAAAATAACCTTGAACTTAAAAACCAAGAATTAAATATTAAAAAATCTAATCTAGATATAGAAAGTGTAAAATCTTACTCATATGGAAAATTAGAATTAAAGCATGAAATGTCTAGGACAAACCATTCAGGCTATGTATTTAATAATAAACTTTCATCAAGAGAAGCTACATTTAATGATTTTGGAGCTTCAGAATTTACAGGCGTATCTGCTTTAAATGTTGAACCAAAAAATCTAAACTATCCTGAAGTAAGAAACAATTTTAATACAAAAGTAACTTTTGAATTACCAATTTTTACGGGATTTAAATTGAAAAATCAAGAAGATATGATGAAAATTGCAAAAAAAGCTCAACAATTAAAACTAAACCTTGATAAAAAATCCTTAGAATTTGAAGTTTTAAAAGCCTACAATGCAGCAGTTGTAGCAAAAGAGTTTATTAAAGCTACAAAAAAAGCCAAAGAATCTGTAAAGCTTTTTGTAACTTCTGCAAATGAGTTTTACAAAGAGGGTTTAGTAACTAAAATTGATACAAAACAAGCAAGAGTTCATGAACTAAATGTACAAAGTAAACTTACAGAAGCTCAAAATAAATTTAATATTGCACTTGCTTATCTAAAATTTCTAACTTCCCAAGATAATATAACTGATGTAGAAAATTTAGAAATAATAAAAGCAAAAGATTATAATTTTAAATCTCTTTACAAAGAAGCTGTAGATAAAAGAGATGATTTAAAAATGTTAAAACAACAAGAAATAAGTATGCAAAAAAATGTTGAAGTTTCTAACTCTTCTTATTATCCAAATGTATATTCATACTTAGAATATGGATTTAATGATGATAAAATAAGTTTTGATAGTGAAAAAGATTACTATATGGGAATGTTAGGAATAAAATTTACACTTTTTGATAATAATAGAAGTGTACAAAAACAAAAAAGCCAGATAATGTTAAATAAAACTGCTATAAATTTAAATCAATTAAAAGATGCAATTAAACTAGAAGTTGAAAAAACATTACTAAACTTAAAAGCAAAAAGAAAAGCATTTAAAGAGAAACAAGAAGCTAAAGAATTGGCTTCTGAAGTTCTAGAACAATCAAAACTAATGTATAAAAACCAATTAATACCAATGACTGAACTTTTAAAACAAGAGGCAATTTATAGAGAAAATGAAGCATCACTAATCATGGCTAATTATGAATTATCTCTAGCTCTTGCAAGAGTAAATATTGTTTCTGGTCAAAGTCTGAGAAAATAG
- the arsC gene encoding arsenate reductase (glutaredoxin) (This arsenate reductase requires both glutathione and glutaredoxin to convert arsenate to arsenite, after which the efflux transporter formed by ArsA and ArsB can extrude the arsenite from the cell, providing resistance.), translating to MSKITILHNPRCSKSRNALAYLEEKGLELNVVKYLVDTPTKEELKRIIEMLNITPRELMRTKEDVYKELNLKDATSNEVLIDAMLANPKLIERPVVIKDDKAVIARPLENIDKIL from the coding sequence ATGAGCAAAATAACTATTTTACATAATCCTAGATGTTCAAAATCTAGAAATGCTTTGGCATATTTAGAAGAGAAAGGATTAGAGTTAAATGTTGTTAAATATTTAGTTGATACTCCAACAAAAGAGGAACTAAAAAGAATAATAGAGATGTTAAATATTACTCCAAGAGAGTTAATGAGAACAAAAGAGGATGTTTATAAAGAGCTAAATTTAAAAGATGCAACATCTAATGAAGTTTTAATCGATGCAATGCTTGCAAATCCAAAGTTAATAGAAAGACCAGTTGTTATTAAAGATGATAAAGCTGTTATTGCAAGACCTTTAGAAAATATTGATAAGATACTTTAA
- a CDS encoding DUF6726 family protein yields MCKYILGMIIALILNGCVVGDAVALPFRVTGAVVNVVTPDVVGDSISTTGDAIDTSIPF; encoded by the coding sequence ATGTGTAAATATATATTAGGAATGATAATTGCTCTAATATTAAATGGATGTGTAGTAGGAGATGCTGTAGCTTTACCTTTTAGAGTAACTGGGGCAGTTGTAAATGTTGTTACCCCTGATGTTGTAGGTGATTCAATATCTACTACAGGAGACGCCATAGATACTTCAATCCCTTTTTAA
- a CDS encoding EscU/YscU/HrcU family type III secretion system export apparatus switch protein — protein sequence MEKNNLKKAVALGYDIETDNAPKVVAKGTGSVATNIIKIAEDNEVPIKKDEDLIELLSAIDIDKEIPDSMYKAVSEIFAFIYDLTKIERKKREETFK from the coding sequence ATGGAAAAAAACAATTTAAAAAAAGCTGTTGCACTTGGTTATGATATTGAAACAGATAATGCTCCTAAGGTTGTAGCTAAAGGGACAGGAAGTGTAGCAACAAACATAATAAAAATTGCAGAAGATAATGAAGTTCCTATTAAAAAAGATGAAGACTTAATAGAACTTTTATCTGCAATAGATATTGATAAAGAGATTCCTGATTCTATGTACAAAGCTGTATCTGAGATATTTGCTTTTATTTATGATTTAACTAAAATTGAAAGAAAAAAAAGAGAAGAAACCTTCAAATAA
- a CDS encoding cupin domain-containing protein — translation MYCNCSDNFASTEIPKTKGANISVLTPKEDKDFIVRRIVLSDGGFMPNHKNKIQHQQFVLSGEAKVLIGDKEYHAKKGDFLYIPAGVEHFYEACYNQDYEFLCMITTKDDEIEFID, via the coding sequence ATGTATTGTAATTGTTCAGATAATTTTGCATCAACTGAAATACCAAAAACAAAAGGTGCAAATATCTCAGTTCTTACTCCCAAAGAGGATAAGGATTTTATAGTTAGAAGAATAGTTTTATCAGATGGTGGATTTATGCCAAATCATAAAAATAAGATTCAACATCAACAATTTGTATTAAGTGGCGAAGCAAAGGTTTTAATAGGAGATAAAGAGTATCATGCAAAAAAAGGTGATTTTTTATATATTCCTGCTGGTGTAGAGCATTTTTATGAAGCCTGTTATAATCAAGATTATGAGTTTTTATGCATGATTACAACAAAAGATGATGAGATAGAATTTATAGACTGA
- a CDS encoding methyl-accepting chemotaxis protein, whose amino-acid sequence MSKLSIKKLLIFTASVLVLIYIINLSVVIKKIYEMDETIHEQQDEIVTQITNFFVLQRNVIQVQQWLTDISATRAYEGYDDGFVEAEKYYKHGLATLDKLLKEHKEFGEPEMIESLKQFKNDFTSFYKIGVDMANAYIKFGPEEGNKMMEKLDPFAEKLSSKLDMWINEHLKENELKTQEMYDSLFETESGTIITGIIIAVFIIVMFYLLISKISVSLNKLQEGLNDFFKYLNKETNEVTLLEDKNDDEISTMAKVINHNIIRTQKNIEEDKKFLQEVSNMVEEIKKGYLFNRFENKVENESLEALRKSFNEMLENLQGNIAGSTNKILNVLLSFGELNFKDQVKDDNGKIAVALREVAELITHMLVESKATGLTLEQSAKLLLDNVDILSLSSNDAASRLEETAAALEEISSNITSNTNNIITMASYANELTTSANEGNTLANETTESMDKINEQVNAISDAISVIDQIAFQTNILSLNAAVEAATAGEAGKGFAVVAQEVRNLAARSAEAAREIKDLVENATTKANDGKEIATRMIHGYSDLKNNISKTLDLIKDIESASKEQQSGIEQINSAINSLDKQTQENASIAMQTKDIAVQTENIAKEILIDADKKEFVGKEEVKARTLTKNTTNNVAKKIEKNQDSKTIKATKSNDDEWENF is encoded by the coding sequence ATGTCAAAATTATCCATAAAAAAATTATTAATATTTACTGCTAGTGTACTAGTACTTATTTATATAATCAATTTATCTGTTGTAATCAAAAAAATATATGAAATGGACGAAACAATCCACGAACAACAAGATGAAATCGTGACACAAATCACTAACTTTTTTGTATTACAAAGAAATGTAATACAAGTACAACAATGGCTTACAGATATATCTGCAACACGTGCATATGAGGGCTATGATGATGGATTTGTTGAAGCTGAAAAATATTATAAGCATGGTTTGGCAACTTTGGACAAACTTTTAAAAGAGCATAAAGAGTTTGGTGAACCAGAGATGATAGAAAGTTTAAAACAATTTAAAAATGATTTCACTTCATTTTATAAAATTGGAGTAGATATGGCTAATGCTTATATCAAATTTGGACCAGAAGAAGGTAATAAAATGATGGAAAAGTTAGATCCATTTGCTGAAAAACTATCTTCTAAACTTGATATGTGGATAAATGAACATTTAAAAGAAAATGAATTAAAAACACAAGAGATGTATGATTCATTATTTGAGACAGAGTCAGGGACTATTATTACAGGAATTATCATTGCTGTTTTTATTATAGTAATGTTTTATCTTCTTATTTCAAAAATTTCTGTTTCATTAAATAAATTACAAGAAGGACTTAATGATTTCTTTAAGTATTTAAATAAAGAAACAAATGAAGTTACTCTTTTAGAAGATAAAAATGATGATGAAATCTCAACAATGGCAAAAGTTATTAATCATAATATTATAAGAACTCAAAAAAATATAGAAGAAGATAAAAAATTCTTACAAGAAGTATCAAATATGGTTGAAGAGATAAAAAAAGGTTATTTATTTAATAGATTTGAAAATAAAGTTGAAAATGAAAGCTTAGAAGCATTAAGAAAAAGTTTTAATGAAATGTTAGAAAATCTTCAAGGTAATATTGCAGGAAGTACAAATAAAATCTTAAATGTTTTATTAAGTTTTGGAGAACTAAATTTTAAAGACCAAGTAAAAGATGATAATGGGAAAATTGCTGTAGCTCTTAGAGAAGTAGCGGAACTTATAACTCATATGCTAGTTGAAAGTAAAGCTACAGGATTAACTTTAGAACAGAGTGCAAAACTTTTATTAGATAATGTTGATATATTAAGTTTATCATCAAATGATGCAGCTTCAAGATTAGAAGAAACAGCTGCAGCTTTAGAAGAAATTTCTTCAAATATTACTAGTAATACAAATAATATAATTACAATGGCTAGTTATGCCAATGAGTTAACAACATCTGCAAATGAAGGAAATACATTAGCAAATGAAACAACTGAATCAATGGATAAGATAAATGAACAAGTAAATGCTATTAGTGATGCTATTAGTGTAATTGATCAAATTGCATTTCAAACAAACATCCTTTCTCTTAATGCAGCTGTAGAAGCTGCAACTGCAGGAGAAGCTGGAAAAGGTTTTGCTGTTGTTGCTCAAGAAGTAAGAAACTTAGCTGCAAGATCTGCTGAAGCTGCAAGAGAGATAAAAGATTTAGTTGAAAATGCAACAACTAAAGCCAATGATGGAAAAGAGATAGCTACTAGGATGATTCATGGCTATAGTGACTTAAAAAATAATATTTCAAAAACACTTGATTTAATTAAAGACATAGAAAGTGCATCAAAAGAGCAACAATCAGGTATTGAACAAATTAATAGTGCAATTAATAGCTTAGACAAACAAACCCAAGAAAATGCAAGTATTGCAATGCAAACAAAAGATATAGCTGTACAAACAGAAAATATAGCAAAAGAGATATTAATTGATGCAGATAAAAAAGAGTTCGTTGGTAAAGAGGAAGTAAAAGCTAGAACACTTACAAAAAACACTACAAATAATGTAGCAAAAAAAATAGAAAAGAATCAAGATTCTAAAACAATAAAAGCTACTAAATCAAATGATGATGAATGGGAAAATTTTTAA
- the mrdA gene encoding penicillin-binding protein 2: protein MKRLNLIFIIIFIILITLLSRVYFLSIKSNTYYEELSKRNYIKKIYKVPNRGIIKDRNGVPLAMNKLGFSINIRPHLRSYKKKHILDELVTLINENFPKYSKESLYKEYKKLDSNYKHDFVKIVEFIPYEEFFDKYTLFNSNDDIEIKSEVKRVYPEGRNASHIIGYVGRASKIDIQNNEFSKHSGIIGKNGLEKYYNKELQGKLGEKTVKVNALNKEIEVLAEKDPSSDNDLTISVDIELQKYIQEIFGDDSGAIIVMDARNGELLSAGSYPEFDNNIFVDGISIDAWNEMKNDFNHPFTNKLINGLYPPGSVMKMGIALSFLDNGIKPDYEIYDNGFIQIGNRKFRDWKPTGHGKVGFVKAIKESCDTFFYKGSLLVGINKISKSLRSYGIGEETGVDLENEFYATNPNKDWKEKKYNQPWYIGDTINASIGQGYMTVTPMQIARYTAFLATGKLPKPHFSKLNYEEPKEIEYNKDSMKLIRQGMYEVMNRPKGTAYYHVRESNIPLAGKTGTAQVVTIPQSEKVRMKESELKYYHRSHAWLTTYGPYKNPQYVVTVLVEHGGHGGSAAGHVVSKIYNKLEELGYIKN, encoded by the coding sequence TTGAAAAGATTAAACTTAATATTTATAATTATCTTTATCATACTAATTACACTTCTATCAAGAGTTTATTTTTTAAGTATCAAATCAAATACTTATTATGAAGAGTTATCAAAAAGAAACTACATAAAAAAGATATATAAAGTTCCTAATAGAGGAATAATCAAAGATAGAAATGGTGTACCTTTAGCTATGAATAAATTGGGTTTTTCAATAAATATCAGACCCCATTTAAGATCATATAAGAAAAAACATATTTTAGATGAACTTGTTACTTTAATAAACGAAAACTTTCCCAAATATTCAAAAGAGAGTTTATATAAAGAGTATAAAAAATTAGATTCTAATTATAAACATGATTTTGTAAAAATTGTTGAGTTTATTCCTTATGAAGAGTTTTTTGATAAATATACCCTGTTTAATTCAAATGATGATATTGAAATAAAATCAGAAGTAAAAAGAGTTTATCCAGAAGGAAGAAACGCTTCGCATATTATTGGGTATGTAGGAAGAGCTTCAAAAATAGATATACAAAATAATGAATTTTCAAAACATAGTGGAATTATTGGTAAAAATGGTTTAGAAAAATACTACAACAAAGAGTTGCAAGGGAAACTTGGAGAAAAAACAGTAAAAGTTAATGCTTTAAATAAAGAGATTGAAGTATTAGCTGAAAAAGATCCTTCATCTGATAATGATTTAACAATCTCTGTTGATATTGAACTACAAAAATATATTCAAGAGATATTTGGAGATGATAGTGGAGCAATAATTGTAATGGATGCAAGAAATGGTGAATTGTTATCTGCTGGATCATATCCTGAGTTTGATAATAACATTTTTGTTGACGGTATATCAATTGATGCTTGGAATGAGATGAAAAACGATTTTAACCATCCTTTTACCAATAAACTTATAAATGGGCTTTATCCTCCTGGTTCGGTTATGAAAATGGGAATAGCCTTATCTTTTCTTGATAATGGGATAAAACCTGATTATGAGATTTATGATAATGGTTTTATCCAAATAGGAAATAGAAAATTTAGGGACTGGAAACCTACAGGTCATGGAAAAGTTGGGTTTGTAAAAGCTATAAAAGAGAGTTGTGATACTTTTTTTTACAAAGGAAGTCTTCTTGTGGGGATTAATAAAATCTCTAAATCATTAAGAAGTTATGGAATAGGAGAAGAAACAGGAGTTGATTTAGAAAATGAATTCTATGCCACAAATCCAAATAAAGATTGGAAAGAAAAAAAATATAATCAACCTTGGTATATAGGTGACACAATAAATGCTTCAATAGGTCAAGGTTATATGACTGTTACACCAATGCAAATTGCTAGATACACAGCTTTTCTAGCAACAGGAAAGCTACCTAAACCACACTTTTCAAAACTAAATTATGAAGAGCCTAAAGAGATTGAATATAATAAAGATTCAATGAAACTAATAAGACAAGGTATGTATGAAGTAATGAATCGGCCAAAAGGTACAGCCTACTACCATGTAAGAGAATCAAATATCCCTTTAGCTGGTAAAACAGGTACAGCACAAGTTGTTACAATCCCACAATCTGAAAAAGTTAGAATGAAAGAGAGTGAACTTAAATATTACCATAGGTCTCATGCATGGCTAACAACTTACGGACCATATAAAAATCCCCAATATGTAGTAACAGTTCTAGTTGAACATGGTGGTCATGGTGGTAGTGCAGCAGGTCATGTAGTAAGTAAAATATATAATAAATTAGAAGAGTTAGGTTATATTAAAAATTAA
- the fliP gene encoding flagellar type III secretion system pore protein FliP (The bacterial flagellar biogenesis protein FliP forms a type III secretion system (T3SS)-type pore required for flagellar assembly.): MRIIITLLIFTISLFAAEEQVPVINLSVAALEEPAQFVRTINIAIILILLVLAPTLLLMITSFTRLIIVFSLLRQAMGLQTTPPNQIIISLSLILTIFIMEPYAKKSWDDAVKPYMDETIGYEVAFERGIKPFKEFMIKNTREKDLALFYRIKNEENPKNIDAVPLTLLMPAFIVSELKTAFEIGFLIFLPFLVIDIIVASILMSLGMMMLPPVMISLPIKIIFFIVIDGWALIIGNLAQSFK, from the coding sequence TTGAGAATAATCATTACATTATTAATTTTTACAATTTCATTATTTGCAGCAGAAGAGCAAGTGCCCGTAATCAACCTTTCAGTGGCTGCCTTAGAAGAACCTGCACAGTTTGTAAGAACAATAAATATAGCTATAATACTTATACTTTTAGTACTAGCCCCTACTCTTCTTTTGATGATTACAAGTTTCACAAGACTTATAATTGTATTTTCATTATTAAGACAAGCTATGGGTTTACAAACTACACCTCCAAATCAAATTATTATCTCTTTATCTCTTATACTTACAATTTTTATTATGGAACCTTATGCAAAAAAATCATGGGATGATGCTGTAAAACCATATATGGATGAAACAATTGGATATGAAGTTGCTTTTGAAAGAGGAATTAAACCCTTTAAAGAGTTTATGATAAAAAACACAAGAGAAAAAGATTTAGCACTTTTTTATAGAATTAAAAACGAAGAAAACCCTAAAAATATTGATGCTGTGCCATTAACTTTATTAATGCCTGCATTTATTGTAAGTGAATTAAAAACTGCATTTGAGATTGGATTTTTAATCTTTTTACCATTTTTAGTAATTGATATTATTGTTGCTTCAATTCTAATGTCTTTAGGTATGATGATGCTACCACCTGTAATGATATCCTTGCCTATTAAAATCATCTTTTTTATTGTAATTGATGGTTGGGCTTTAATAATAGGAAATCTGGCCCAATCCTTTAAATAA